A stretch of Perognathus longimembris pacificus isolate PPM17 chromosome 1, ASM2315922v1, whole genome shotgun sequence DNA encodes these proteins:
- the LOC125348525 gene encoding LOW QUALITY PROTEIN: keratin, type II cuticular Hb5-like (The sequence of the model RefSeq protein was modified relative to this genomic sequence to represent the inferred CDS: substituted 1 base at 1 genomic stop codon): protein MASRSYCLSSSCGPKNFSSYSAVMPKLGAHSSVGAIASHGGSPGGLGYRYLRYFSSRSLCALGPPRMAVSCRRPLHSGCSSFGYRAGDIGGPSPPCITTVSINKSLLVPLNLEIDPNAQCVKHEEKEQLKCLNNKFATFIDKVRFLEQQNKLLETKXQFYQNRKCCESNLEPLFRGHLETLRREAECMEADRGMLAAELSHVQEAMEGYKKKYEGELALRAASENNFVLLKKDIDSAYLHKADLETNVESLREEMVFLQSLYEQEICYLQSQISETSVVVKMDNHRELNMDMVIAEIKAQYDDIASHSRAEAESWYQTKCEEMKATVDQQGENLHRSKEELGELNHVIQRLTVEVENAKQQHCKLEAAIAAAEKQGEAALTDARCKLTELKGALQKAKQDMACLLKEYQEVKNSKLGLDVEIATYHKLLEGEESRLCEGVGAVNICVGRSQGGVVFRNPGSTVSCGLGGVAINGGVLCSPSLVGSSSSARFVRFA, encoded by the exons ATGGCCAGCCGCTCCTACTGCCTCAGCTCCAGCTGTGGGCCCAAGAACTTCAGCTCCTACTCTGCTGTCATGCCCAAGCTTGGAGCTCACAGCAGTGTAGGTGCCATAGCCTCCcatgggggcagtcctggggggctGGGCTACAGATACCTCCGGTACTTCAGCAGCAGGAGCCTGTGTGCCTTGGGGCCCCCCAGGATGGCAGTGAGTTGCAGACGACCCCTCCATAGTGGATGCAGTAGTTTTGGCTACCGTGCAGGGGACATCGGTGGACCCAGCCCACCCTGCATCACCACTGTGAGCATCAACAAGAGCCTCCTGGTGCCCCTCAATCTGGAGATTGACCCCAATGCACAATGTGTGAAACATGAGGAGAAGGAGCAGCTCAAGTGTCTGAACAACAAGTTTGCCACCTTCATTGATAAG GTGCGCTTCCTGGAGCAGCAGAACAAGCTGCTGGAGACCAAGTAGCAGTTCTACCAGAACCGCAAGTGCTGCGAGAGCAACCTGGAGCCACTCTTCAGGGGCCACCTTGAGACACTGAGGAGGGAGGCTGAGTGTATGGAGGCTGACAGAGGGATGCTGGCCGCAGAGCTCAGTCATGTGCAGGAAGCAATGGAGGGCTACAAGAAGAA GTATGAAGGGGAGTTGGCCCTCAGGGCTGCATCTGAGAATAACTTCGTGCTGCTGAAGAAG GACATTGACAGTGCCTACTTACACAAGGCAGATCTGGAAACCAATGTGGAGTCACTGAGGGAGGAGATGGTCTTCCTACAGTCCCTCTATGAGCAg GAAATCTGCTACCTTCAGTCCCAGATTTCAGAAACTTCAGTTGTGGTGAAGATGGACAACCACCGGGAGCTCAACATGGACATGGTGATAGCTGAGATCAAGGCTCAGTATGATGACATTGCAAGCCACAGCCGGGCTGAGGCTGAGTCCTGGTATCAGACCAAG TGTGAAGAGATGAAGGCCACGGTGGACCAGCAGGGCGAGAACCTGCACAGAAGCAAGGAGGAGCTGGGCGAGCTGAACCATGTGATTCAGAGGCTGACAGTGGAGGTGGAGAACGCCAAGCAGCAG CACTGCAAGCTAGAGGCAGCCATAGCAGCGGCCGAAAAGCAGGGTGAGGCGGCCCTCACCGATGCCCGCTGCAAGCTGACCGAGCTGAAGGGTGCCCTTCAGAAAGCCAAGCAGGACATGGCCTGCCTGCTGAAGGAGTACCAGGAGGTGAAGAACTCCAAGCTGGGCCTGGATGTGGAGATTGCCACTTACCACAAACtactggagggagaggaaagccG GTTGTGTGAAGGCGTGGGAGCAGTCAATATCT GTGTGGGCCGTTCCCAGGGTGGTGTGGTCTTCAGGAACCCTGGTTCCACTGTCTCATGTGGCTTAGGAGGTGTGGCCATCAACGGTGGTGTTCTGTGCTCCCCCTCTCTAGTGGGGTCCTCCTCTAGTGCAAGATTTGTGCGGTTTGCATAG